The Sphingomonas sinipercae genome contains a region encoding:
- a CDS encoding CpaD family pilus assembly protein: MRTKLCLLLVASSLSACAQTGEIPAARGVSAVNEPVLSRAAFTYDLSAPAGVLPPQEVARLDSWFRTLNLGYGDSIYVDGPYADSVRGQVAQIAGAYGMAVLPSAPVLTGAIGEGAVRVIVSRTRAEVPGCPLWNPAPSFNYSNTSTPNYGCAVNSNMAAMVANPEDLFHGRDSGGLGDTQTASKAVEYYRTAPPTGKKGLQDVNTKEGK; this comes from the coding sequence ATGCGTACCAAGCTTTGCCTCCTGCTGGTGGCGTCTAGCCTGAGCGCCTGCGCTCAGACCGGCGAGATCCCGGCAGCCCGTGGCGTCAGCGCCGTCAATGAGCCGGTGCTCAGCCGCGCCGCTTTCACTTATGACCTGTCGGCACCGGCCGGCGTTCTGCCCCCGCAGGAAGTCGCCCGGCTCGATAGCTGGTTCCGCACGCTGAACCTGGGTTACGGCGACTCCATCTACGTCGACGGGCCCTATGCGGACTCGGTTCGCGGCCAAGTCGCGCAGATCGCCGGCGCTTATGGGATGGCCGTATTGCCCTCCGCCCCGGTGTTGACCGGCGCGATCGGTGAGGGCGCAGTGCGCGTGATTGTCAGCCGCACCCGGGCCGAGGTGCCGGGGTGCCCGCTTTGGAATCCTGCACCCAGCTTCAACTACAGCAACACGAGCACGCCGAACTACGGCTGCGCGGTGAACTCCAACATGGCCGCGATGGTCGCCAACCCGGAAGACTTGTTCCACGGGCGCGATTCCGGCGGCCTTGGGGACACGCAGACTGCCAGCAAGGCCGTCGAATATTACCGCACCGCTCCGCCGACCGGCAAAAAGGGTCTGCAGGACGTCAATACCAAGGAAGGTAAGTAG
- a CDS encoding type II and III secretion system protein family protein yields the protein MNRFNLKTGAAAIALAIGFAGAAAPAPALAQSMSAKPSETLNLSQGTGTLVRLSSPMTDVFVANDKVADVQVRSSTQLYVFGKGNGETTVYATGKDGRVVYASTVRVGNNISSVDEMLRLAMPEANLQATPMNNLVLLTGTVASPTDVEEAQRLVQAYVGEGTQVVSRLRSSTPLQVNLRVRIAEVNRSLLKQFGVNLLGVGNGFSVAQGDGIYVPPAGAGDDTDGSDTGKIIRGTIGTTFGLGKRFLGLDLIGRLNLAETDGLVTTLAEPNLTALSGETASFLAGGEFPIPVSQGNQGITIEYKQYGVGLAFTPIVLGDGRISMRVRPEVSELSNEGSVKLNDFVVPALTTRRAETTVELGSGQSFMIAGLLRNALTNDIDKAPFLGDLPILGALFRSTSYKRQETELVIIVTPYLVRPVSGRMALPTDGLRAPTDAQRVAFGQTVTGVSAAPAAAPVATIQAVPGSAAAPGFKL from the coding sequence ATGAACAGGTTCAACCTCAAGACGGGCGCGGCCGCAATCGCCCTGGCGATCGGCTTCGCCGGAGCCGCGGCTCCAGCCCCGGCCCTCGCCCAGTCAATGTCGGCCAAGCCGTCGGAAACGCTCAACCTGTCGCAGGGCACCGGCACTCTGGTGCGGCTGTCCTCGCCGATGACCGACGTCTTCGTCGCCAACGACAAGGTCGCCGACGTTCAGGTCCGTTCCTCGACCCAGCTGTATGTGTTCGGCAAGGGCAACGGTGAAACCACCGTCTACGCGACCGGCAAGGACGGGCGCGTGGTTTATGCCTCGACCGTTCGCGTCGGCAACAACATCAGCTCGGTGGACGAAATGCTCCGCCTGGCGATGCCCGAAGCCAACCTTCAGGCGACGCCGATGAACAACCTTGTGCTGCTGACCGGCACCGTCGCCTCCCCGACCGATGTCGAGGAAGCGCAGCGACTGGTCCAGGCCTATGTCGGCGAAGGCACGCAAGTGGTCAGCCGGCTGCGTTCCTCGACGCCGCTGCAGGTCAACCTGCGGGTGCGCATCGCGGAGGTGAACCGCAGCCTGCTGAAGCAGTTCGGTGTCAACCTTCTTGGCGTCGGCAACGGCTTTTCGGTCGCGCAGGGTGACGGCATCTACGTCCCGCCGGCGGGTGCTGGCGACGACACGGACGGCAGCGACACCGGCAAGATCATCCGCGGCACCATCGGCACGACCTTCGGGCTCGGCAAGCGGTTCCTCGGCCTCGACCTGATCGGCCGCCTCAACCTGGCGGAAACCGATGGCCTGGTCACCACGCTTGCGGAACCGAACCTGACGGCCTTGTCCGGCGAAACCGCCAGCTTCCTGGCCGGCGGCGAATTCCCGATCCCAGTGTCGCAGGGCAACCAGGGCATCACCATCGAGTACAAGCAATATGGCGTCGGCCTGGCCTTCACGCCGATCGTGCTCGGCGATGGCCGCATTTCGATGCGCGTTCGCCCGGAGGTCAGCGAACTTTCGAACGAAGGGTCGGTCAAGCTCAACGACTTCGTCGTCCCGGCGCTGACGACCCGCCGCGCTGAAACGACGGTGGAGCTCGGCTCCGGCCAGAGCTTCATGATCGCCGGCCTGCTGCGCAACGCGCTGACCAACGACATCGACAAGGCGCCGTTCCTGGGCGACCTCCCGATCCTTGGGGCGCTGTTCCGCTCGACCAGCTACAAACGGCAGGAGACCGAACTGGTCATCATCGTGACGCCGTACCTGGTCCGCCCGGTCAGCGGCCGCATGGCCCTGCCGACGGACGGGCTTCGCGCACCGACCGACGCCCAGCGCGTCGCCTTTGGCCAGACGGTCACCGGCGTCAGCGCCGCGCCCGCCGCCGCCCCGGTGGCAACAATCCAGGCAGTGCCGGGAAGCGCCGCCGCCCCCGGGTTCAAGCTGTGA
- a CDS encoding type II secretion system F family protein, translated as MMFIAILAIGAVGALLLLYNAFSGPSASKAIKRRMELVKERHAEGVAASAQAQIRKLMAARASRIDGWASTIIPKPALLRKRLEMTGKNISLGKYAMIGGGILLVVMVVLMLRGAPLLLSIFAGLFFGIGGPHFIIGKMITRRVNKFNSNFPDAIELMVRGLRSGLPISETIGIVATEVQGPVGVEFRMVADKMKLGKTMEASLQDTADRLGTPEFQFFVITLAIQRETGGNLAETLSNLADVLRKRGQMKLKIRAMSSESKASAYIVGSLPFVVFTLVTMINPEYMGGFFVDERLMVAGMGGLVWMGIGVFIMAKMVNFEI; from the coding sequence ATGATGTTCATCGCGATCCTTGCGATCGGAGCCGTCGGCGCGCTGCTGCTGCTCTACAACGCCTTCAGCGGTCCGTCGGCCTCCAAGGCCATCAAGCGGCGCATGGAGCTGGTGAAGGAGCGGCACGCGGAAGGCGTCGCCGCTTCGGCGCAGGCGCAGATCCGCAAGCTGATGGCGGCCCGCGCCAGCCGCATCGACGGCTGGGCCAGCACGATCATCCCCAAGCCCGCCTTGCTCCGCAAGCGGCTGGAGATGACCGGCAAGAACATCTCGCTCGGTAAATATGCGATGATCGGCGGCGGCATCCTGCTGGTCGTCATGGTGGTGCTGATGCTGCGCGGCGCGCCGCTTCTGCTGTCCATCTTCGCCGGCCTGTTCTTCGGCATCGGCGGACCGCACTTCATCATCGGCAAGATGATCACCCGGCGGGTCAACAAGTTCAATTCCAACTTCCCCGACGCCATCGAACTGATGGTCCGTGGCCTTCGTTCGGGCCTTCCGATCAGCGAGACGATCGGCATCGTCGCGACCGAGGTCCAGGGCCCGGTCGGCGTCGAATTCCGGATGGTCGCCGACAAGATGAAGCTCGGCAAGACGATGGAAGCATCGCTCCAGGACACGGCGGACCGGCTTGGGACGCCCGAATTCCAGTTCTTCGTCATCACCCTGGCGATCCAGCGGGAAACCGGCGGCAACCTGGCGGAAACGCTGTCCAACCTGGCCGACGTGCTGCGCAAGCGCGGGCAGATGAAGCTCAAGATCCGCGCGATGAGCTCGGAATCGAAGGCCTCCGCCTACATCGTCGGTTCGCTGCCGTTCGTGGTCTTCACGCTCGTGACGATGATCAACCCCGAATATATGGGCGGCTTCTTCGTCGACGAACGGCTGATGGTCGCGGGCATGGGCGGCCTGGTGTGGATGGGCATTGGCGTGTTCATCATGGCCAAGATGGTCAACTTCGAGATCTAA
- a CDS encoding pilus assembly protein CpaE, which produces MNAPFQARAGLRDPFTAFVCDDATADMLRPIAVEHGWSPEKVNKGGLRNAVQSLSVSASPNILFVDLSESADPLNDINALAEVCEPGTIVMAAGQVNDVRLYRDLLSSGIHDYLLKPFTVDQLRDSFAHAQSILSGPRGDSQVEKPHVMAAVIGVRGGVGASGLATSLAWLLGERAQRSTALLDLDVHFGTGALSLDLEPGRGLTDAIENPSRIDGLFIERAMVRANERLSVLSAEAPIHQPLLTDGSAFFQLQEEMRNAFEATVLDLPRHMLIAHPHLVHDPHVAVVVAELTLAATRDAIRILAWLKSNAPQTKVIVVANRVPNGGALEISRKDFEQSIERPVDIVFPFDSKLAAQSAKLGKPVAEIATGKLAAPYNQLLKMVLSHASDEGVQAAESGESGGKGLVTNLKQMLSKPKAKAA; this is translated from the coding sequence ATGAACGCCCCATTCCAGGCGCGCGCGGGACTCCGCGATCCGTTCACCGCCTTTGTCTGCGACGATGCCACGGCCGATATGCTGCGGCCGATCGCCGTGGAGCATGGCTGGAGCCCGGAGAAAGTGAACAAGGGCGGACTGCGCAACGCGGTGCAGTCGCTGTCGGTGTCGGCAAGCCCGAACATCCTGTTCGTCGACCTTTCGGAATCGGCCGATCCGCTGAACGACATCAACGCCCTTGCCGAGGTTTGCGAACCGGGCACGATCGTGATGGCCGCCGGGCAAGTGAACGACGTTCGCCTGTATCGCGACCTGCTTTCGAGCGGCATCCACGATTATCTGCTGAAGCCGTTCACGGTCGACCAGCTGCGCGACAGCTTCGCTCATGCCCAGTCGATCCTGTCCGGACCGCGCGGGGATTCGCAGGTTGAAAAGCCGCACGTGATGGCCGCGGTCATCGGCGTGCGCGGCGGGGTCGGCGCGTCCGGCCTGGCGACGTCGCTGGCCTGGCTGCTGGGTGAGCGCGCACAGCGTTCGACCGCACTGCTCGACCTCGACGTCCACTTCGGCACCGGCGCCCTGTCGCTCGACCTGGAACCGGGCCGCGGCCTGACCGACGCGATCGAGAATCCAAGCCGCATCGATGGACTGTTCATCGAGCGCGCAATGGTCCGGGCCAACGAGCGGTTGTCGGTGTTGTCGGCGGAAGCGCCGATCCACCAGCCGCTGCTGACCGACGGAAGCGCCTTCTTCCAGTTGCAGGAAGAAATGCGCAACGCCTTCGAGGCTACCGTCCTCGACCTGCCGCGCCACATGCTGATCGCACACCCGCATCTGGTCCATGACCCGCACGTTGCGGTCGTCGTCGCCGAACTGACTTTGGCCGCGACGCGCGATGCAATCCGCATCCTCGCCTGGCTGAAGTCGAATGCGCCGCAGACCAAGGTCATCGTGGTTGCCAACCGCGTCCCCAACGGCGGCGCGCTGGAAATCAGCCGCAAGGACTTCGAGCAGTCAATCGAGCGGCCGGTAGACATCGTCTTCCCGTTCGACAGTAAGCTGGCCGCGCAATCCGCCAAGCTTGGCAAGCCGGTCGCTGAGATCGCGACGGGCAAGCTGGCGGCGCCGTACAACCAGTTGCTGAAGATGGTCCTGAGCCACGCCAGCGATGAAGGCGTGCAGGCGGCCGAAAGCGGCGAGTCCGGCGGCAAGGGTTTGGTGACGAACCTGAAGCAGATGTTGAGCAAGCCGAAAGCCAAGGCGGCTTAA
- the cpaB gene encoding Flp pilus assembly protein CpaB: MDFKKVMLLVGALVVAAVTAFMAKNMFTGAGAQQAEAAAPGVPLGPKVLVARKDLPVGTIIDQTMLGFQDWPKDALDGAYYAQGTPDADPSKLLGTVVRFPVTAGQPLTRGSLVGPKDRGFLAAALGPGMRAVTVPVTTSNGVAGFVFPGDRVDMVLNQTVDNNGGDGAPLKVSETIVRNVRVLATDQRISSKDEDGKTEVKTFSNVTLEVTPRIAEKVSVAQSVGTLSLSLRSLADSTSELERAVASGEVKVPAGTTPADERRLLNAYASRPMDNNTTFTTGGDVSRFQRRTVPAKVKSRDELAAEVARNAMDKYIDRVAPGAGGGSVASGPVVRVTRGSNVTIVPVGGR; encoded by the coding sequence ATGGATTTTAAAAAAGTAATGCTTCTGGTCGGCGCTCTGGTGGTGGCAGCAGTCACCGCCTTCATGGCCAAGAACATGTTCACCGGCGCGGGCGCGCAGCAGGCCGAGGCCGCTGCTCCCGGCGTCCCGCTTGGACCCAAGGTGCTCGTCGCCCGCAAGGATCTGCCGGTCGGCACGATCATCGACCAGACGATGCTGGGTTTCCAGGATTGGCCGAAAGACGCGCTCGACGGCGCTTATTACGCGCAGGGCACCCCTGACGCCGACCCGTCGAAGCTGCTCGGCACTGTCGTTCGCTTCCCGGTCACCGCCGGCCAGCCGCTGACCCGCGGCTCCCTGGTCGGCCCGAAGGACCGCGGCTTCCTCGCCGCGGCGCTCGGCCCGGGCATGCGTGCCGTCACCGTCCCGGTCACCACGTCGAACGGCGTCGCCGGCTTCGTATTCCCGGGCGACCGCGTCGACATGGTGCTGAACCAGACCGTCGATAACAACGGTGGCGACGGTGCGCCGCTCAAGGTGTCCGAGACGATCGTTCGCAACGTTCGCGTGCTTGCCACCGACCAGCGCATCAGCAGCAAGGACGAAGACGGCAAGACCGAGGTGAAGACCTTCTCCAACGTCACGCTGGAAGTCACGCCGCGGATCGCCGAAAAGGTTTCGGTCGCGCAAAGCGTCGGGACTCTCTCGCTGTCGCTTCGCTCGCTTGCCGACAGCACGTCGGAGCTAGAACGAGCCGTCGCTTCGGGTGAGGTAAAGGTGCCAGCCGGCACCACGCCCGCCGACGAGCGCCGCCTGCTCAACGCTTACGCAAGCCGTCCAATGGATAACAACACGACGTTCACCACCGGTGGCGACGTTTCCCGCTTCCAGCGCCGCACGGTGCCGGCGAAGGTCAAGTCGCGCGACGAGCTCGCCGCCGAGGTCGCTCGCAATGCGATGGACAAATATATCGACCGCGTGGCGCCTGGCGCGGGTGGAGGCAGCGTTGCTTCCGGCCCCGTCGTTCGCGTGACCCGCGGCAGCAACGTGACAATCGTTCCGGTGGGGGGCCGCTAA